GAAGCCTTTTTATCCTCCGTGTCCACTGTAGATATTcgaagaagtcccacaattcgAATGGATCATTCCACTTGATTATGGCTGTtggtcaacagccgaaacgttgtggttccACCTGAttatggctgttagtcaacagtcgaaacgttgtggttccACCTGATtctgttagtcaacagtcgaaacgttgtggtttcgtttTAATAGATTATATCTTTTAGAAATTCCAATTGTGGGACTTCGTCGATTATCAGTGGTAGTATACATTGTACGTAACtattatatatagaaaatAGTTATGATAGTAAACAAGCATGAACTTCTGCAACTAGTGCTTCTATCATCAGTATACATTGTACGTAACtattatatatagaaaatAGTTATGATAGTAAACAAGCATGAACTTCTGCAACTAGTGCTTCTATCATCAAATGAGTAAACAGGTAGTAATATGTAGGTTAAGtgattttattagaaattacaAGCTTTCGCTGCTAGTGCACACAATAGCTTCATCATGCGTCATTTTCCTTGAAGCTTTACTCATTGCATTATGAACTAAAGCTTGCAATTTCTAGTCAAATGAAGCTAGCCTTCGCAGTACTATTTGTCTTCAGGATTACTGATTTCACACCATAGAGGTCAACACGGTTCATTTACAAATCGCTCCTCGTCAAACTCATCTGAGTTCGTGCATTTTTCAGATCAAAGAACAGAAACCAGACAAAAAGATGCTTCtttatttagaattttatagaatatattttattttgctcTAACGAAATTCGCAATAATACAATCGAGATTTTAGTTATTGGCGATTTTCTCATTGATCCAATCAACGAATTTGATGACGTTTGTATAAACTCCTGGTTTACCCCGCTGGGCGCAACCGTAGCCCCAGGAGACGACCCCCTTCAGCTCATAGCGTCCGTTCACTTCGCACACGTATGGTCCGCCGCTATCACCCTACAAAATCATTAACACGAAAAACTACGTGATCGTCTGCTAAAATCGGTTAAAAACAAGGGAACTAATTTTCGAATTTATTGGACGCCTTGTAAAAtgacatatataaatataacacaaaatataatttcaaccAAAATTCATTCCTGGAAATATATGAGAATTCattaaatagaaaatgaaatttgattaattagaaaataaacgccaaaataTGTATGCATATTTTTCGACCTCGATATTAATGTCGGCACACCGACGGACACACTTCACCTCAGAAAACGCATAGTAGTTACTATTGTATTAAATGGATTATCATTGTGTTTTACGGCGGCAAAAATAGAGCAGCACCAGCTTCACTCACCTGACAGGAATCGTGACCTCCAGCTACATAACCTCCACATATCATATATTCAGTGATACGTCCGTAGTTGTACCTGTTGCATTTATCTCTGGCTATAACTGGTAATAAAGCCTGTTTCAAATTACCGTGATTACTCGTTCCTAGAAAATTAGACAGTTTATAAATAAAATCGGTTaagattattgaaaattttttgCTTTATGGATGTGATACAGTTTGATATTTAGcaaaattattgagaatttagCTTTCATCAAATACAGTTTGATAttcaaccaaaattattgAGTATCGAGCTTCCATCAAATGAAGTTTCACATTTAACTGAAATTTTGAGTATTGATTCCGAAACATCATGTATtgtaattttagattttgattGCTGATGAATACATTTCGTTTTCATGTTGAGGGTTTTACCTTTCGTAGATCCCCAGCCGGTAGCGTAACATTTCTGTCCGTCGTACACGTCCGACGATGGTAAACAAGCAGGCCAAACTCGATCAGTCAGTTTTGCCGGCCGTTCCAGTTTCAATAAAGTGATGTCTCGATTCGTTCGACTTTTGTCGTAAAGTTCATGGGCGAAAACCTTGGCCACTTGAATTACTTGTCTGTCCGATTCGCGGCGTGTATGCATGCCTAAACCGACTTGATAGTATTTCGGGTTAGCGCCGCTAAAATGTAAGAATTCATGAAATAACAACAGGGATAGAAAAGCTACCCTTATAGGTCATCCAAAAACGATGTCGTGTTTCCCATTGCAATTGTTTCTCAAAGGCGACGAGGGAGgcatattattataataaaccttgaaatgaaatatttagagGAGGATTAAAGGAGATCGTCAGCGAGTCagctttttatttttgttaacCCACTAAGGTATAAAATGCAGTTAAGATGGTATGAAGGATCGAAGTCACCACATACCAGAACAGATGGTAGTTGATATTTTAGTAAAGTAAAGTTTGCAGTTTCCAGCCCGATAAACACGTATTTCGATCACctgatttatttgataacattttctcGTATCTCCAAGCAAAATAAGGAAATAGATGATACGAACACAAATTTATTGATACGGGCGAGAGTATTCTATTAACTAGCATGAATTCTCACACTAAGACGCGGTAGTACtcattgtattttttttaccCGATTTTCGTCAGTGGTTTTTCCGACGCACGCAGTGATGAGAAACACACggtttcatttttgaatgGCCTAATTTCACGATTAATTCGTTTAGTGCGTATTTATTTTTGCTAATTTTGTCGCtatgaaaatgtgtttaaTGTGGCGAAAAGTAATGTTTCGAGAAGGTATAAAAATACCCTCGGTCCCCTTTCTAGCCCCATCTCtcacctcctctctctctcttcctcgtATCTCCTTCTCTTTCCCTACCCTGCCATCCTCATCTTTATTGTCCTCTTTCCCCTCCCTCTCTACGTCTCTATTTTCCTTCCTTCTCTCACTATGCCTCTCTCCCCCAGACACTAGTACAACTTACATGCCGATGCAATGAGCAGCGGTCACTACCCATTGAGGATGAATGAGAGTTCCTCCACAACCTACTCCATACATACGAACCATCCAAGGCCAACTGCCCGGTCGAGCTTCCCTGCCACCGACAATTCGAAATCCGTCTAAACCATTTCCTAGAAACGGTTTGATCTTCTGCACGCCGCATTTACCGTTCCCGGGAATAATCGGTTCGTTCGTTATCGGAGCAGGAGTTGTAGCTGATAATAGAGAGAGGTAGATTTGAGTTTTTTAGACTCAAAAATGtatacaaatttaaaatttACTAAAATAGATTGTACCCGTTCTATGAATACAACTCGTTGTATGTATTTCATTAAACTTGACGCTGATTTCTGCAGAGAGAGTTCGTGCTTTATTctaattctcgattttaattcttgagagaatttcatttcaatttgaatccttgaaatctatttgatttaattcaattccATTAGAAGATCGCACAATAGACATGATACCAGTGCCTTGCAATTAGTAAAGGTTCCTATTATTTCACTTACTTAGGTCCGGTCCTCCTACAAACTGGTATTTGATACGGAAGCCCTTTGCGTTGGAACGTTTGGCTGTTACTGCCAGGTAAACGTCTCTGGCGTCTTTGATGCGCATTGTCGGTCCTTTATCGCCACAATAATACATATATCGGGACCAGGAACCTGAAAGCTTCTTATAGGTTATTTTCAATACATCATCGTTCATACGGCAACTGAAACAAAATAACAatgtttatatcaataaaataaGTTGGATGAGTTGTGTTAAACCTAAATTAGTTCCTTTCCTTTTAATCAGAAATGCTTCcaaatttaattaaattagttcatcaactttgaactggatttttccACCTCCCAATCCATATATTATCATAACACCcacaaaatatacaatattatCCTTCTTCTACTCAAATATGAGTAtggttttcataaataattgattcatttaagagaaaagttcattcatttttaattgaaatgtagaagaaattggaTGCGGACGACCAACcatctactagcgaaccttgcggatcctcgcctgccatacgtggaatcctcgattgtcACAGTAGCACTGCGGGTCCCCATAATTGTCAACACGGTTCGTAAATGATAAACACTACGTTGTTTTAAGTGGCCCTCGATATCCCAGATGGGGAGGGCCACGTGTCCTACTCACTCGTAAGATGCATATTGTTTCGGTATATCAAATTCTTTCGTTTCGATGACGACGTCATATCCGCTCGGCACGTTCAGCCACCAGTTACATCCTCCGCTTGGTAAATTTACCCTGCCGTAGTTTCTATGTGAGTCGATGGTGGCGCTGTGTTGGCTGAGAGATTTGCCACATTCAAAATACTCTGTACGTTCAAACGTAAAAAAACgtgattatttacaaaaatcttaagcatttgattcaaatattcTATCTAAATCGTCATTGGGTccgagttgttagattgactatagaattGCCggttttaattattattatttatttttccattttgaattataataatcgtacaaagtaatacaaatacaaaaattcaagatggaggGACTAATGAAGAAACCTGTTAAggtttatatgatattcatgcCACCCTCGTACACCCAATCACACTCTCTTTCACACTACATTCacactgaaaatatttaaGTGCCAGATGGCAGAGACTGGCAAGGTTATCGAAACATTAATTGAGAAGATACTGTTTGAGAGCACGTTTAAAAACTGGAGGGGATACTGATCCAATGATCTTCAGTGAGTAAGGTAAGTTATTCCAAGTTAAAGGGGCTGAtacttttaatgaaaatttctttcgattGGTACTAAATTGTTCTACTTTGAATGCATGACggtttcgagtatgatgatggtgaaagtcggaatttaatgaaaaataatctgaAAACGAGTTAGGCAGTAGTGAATTCTTAtatttaaatatgaaaaagcacaattgaaatttcgtcATTGCTCGAAAAGTAAGGATACCTAAGTTTTTGAAGATGGGGGCTGTATGGTCAAAGAAGGTAACCTTCGATATTACCCTGATCGCACGCTTTTGAAGTAGGATTATTGGCCTGATTCTCGATTCGTAGTTATTGCCCCAGATAAAATTGCAGTATTGGAGATACGGGTAAACAAAACTATAGTATAAGGTTTTCATCACTAAAACTGGCAATCGTCTTTTAACTCTATTCAAAACACCAATACTACGTGAGATCTTTTTACAGACAAATGATTTGTGGTCAGACCACGTCAGTTTACTATCAATATATAAACCAAGAAATTTTGTGGAATGAACTTGCTTTATTGGGACATAACATTTTTCAAGGTTAAGAGACAATTTATTAACTTGAAACCACATTCGAAGTTTGATGAGTTCATTGTTTATCAGTTGGAATATCTTCTTATGATCTTTTGAATAAGCGAAGCATGTTGTGTCATCTGCAAAAAGGGTGAAGTCAAGAATTTTTGAAGCATTGACACaatcatttatgaataatagATATAAAAGAGGACCGAGAATAGAACCTTGGGGAACTCCGATAGTTATACCCCTTCTTGACGAGTTAATACCATTAAAACAAACAATTTGACTACGATCAGACAGGTAACTTTCGAACCATTTGAGAGGTAAACCCCGAATACCATAGTGATCTAATTTACCGAGCAGAATTGTGTGGTTGACCGTGTCGAATGCCTTCTTTAGGTCTAAGAAAATGCCTATGGCTGAATATTTTCTATCGAGGTATGATGTTAGGGTGTCTGTTACTTTGGCAAGAGCAAGTGCTGTGGAATGATTTGATCGAAAACCGaattgatttgaagaaataacgTTATGTTTATTGAGAAAGGAGGATAATCTGTTAAAGACCAGCTTTTctaaaatctttgaaaataccGGAAGAATAGAGATTGGAcgataattattgaaattttcagaatcTCCTGATTTAAATAACGGGTAAACTTTGGCTTGTTTCATGTCAAACGGAACAATACCATTATAGAAGCTACAATTAAATATATGCGATAAAGGAGCATTTATTAGATCTATTGTGTCTTTAAGTAAAGATGTACTAATACCATCCAACCCTGCACTTTTTTCGGATAAAAATTTCTAACTATAGATTCAATTTCACAAGGATTAGTAGGAAACATAAAGAAATTTTCGTTAGTACGATTTTTCAGATAATATGTGTAGTTGTGACCAGGGAAATCAGGTATAGTCTCAGAAATTTGTGAGCCtattttagaaaagaaatcgTTAAACCCACACGCAATGCGATAGTCGCCTTTGAATTCCTGGTTATTTTGTTTAAGAACACTAGGTAAAATAGGAGAAGATGATTTACGAAGTATCTGGTTAATAAGTTTCCATTTAAGTTTCATATCAGTACCTATATCGGTAAACTTTTGAGAATAATAATCAGATTCAGCTTTTCTTAAGATTTTAGTAAGAATGTTTTTATAAGAATTGTAACTATTCTTGACATCCACGGATGTAGAACGAATTGATTTCTTATAAAGTCGGTTTTTGTGCTTAATGGAGTTAAATATCGCTGGAGTAATCCACGGCTTCTCAAGGCGTTGTCTATCATTTAGTTGGGTCGGGAGAAGGGGGAAAGCTTCATTAAACGCaagattaattttatttgaaaaattatggtAGGACTGATCAACTTCTGAGCATGAATAAATATCATTCCAATCAGTGCTTAATATGAGTCTACGATACTTGGATATATTTTTAGCACAGTAAAAACGCTTCATATTTTGTCTGTTATTTGAACAATTTAAAATCTTCTTGCACATTGTAAAAACAGGATAATGATCCGATAAATCAGTACAAATAATCCCGGAGGTATgattaacatttaaatcattagtAAAGATATTATCAATAACAGTGGATGTGTTCGTGGTTACTCTGGTAGGCTTATCAATCAATGGaaaaaaagatgatgaaaCCAGAGTATCCACGAACACCTCAGTATTTCTGTGCTCATCAAATTTggataaatctttattatagTCACCGATAAGGTAACACCGTTTGTTTTCGCGATTGATATTTACAAGTAGTTTTTCAAACTCTTCAACAAAGGGATCGAGCCTTCCTCCTGGGGGTCTATAAATTACTCCCATAATGATATTGGAGCGTTTGCCCATATCAATCTCGATAAAAAGAGATTCGAATGTAAGAGAACTTGGTGCGATATCGTTGCaggttttatatttcaatgagTTCTTGATATAAAGAGCTACACTCCACCACCCTGGGTTTCGATCCTGGAATTGAATTCGCTTGAATAACCAGGGATATTATACATTATACTATTATCATGGTCATCATTTGTCCATGTCTCTGTGAATCCTAGAACAGAAAATTTATCGGCCGAATAGTAGAGAAAATCcgttattttatcaaaatttgaattgaaactcCTGGCATTatgtgaaaaaaaagataaattatCTCCACTTGagagtaattcattttcgtcGTAATAACGACAGGTATTATTGCCTGATATATCAACCATAGAATAAATGTTCTAGTCGAGTGAACACATTAATGTCAACATTGACCCGAGTCGGGACACTCTTTCAAGAGTCTTATTCATCATCGCCATCTGATTCCacatttggttttttcgctAATTTTTCCGCACTGGGTGGAGAGGTCACCGATCTATTCTTTCTTTTGTTATTTGATGGCGTAGACGTAATGTCAGGTTTAAGAACAGATTCAAAGTTACTGGAAAGTGCCGACTTTCCTAAATCATTAAGATGCACCCCGCGACTATCACTGACGTTGTAATACCTATCTCGAATGTTGCCTGTAGGTTTGATGATCACATCattatttatataaatcatatttttgcTTAACACAAAACGCCTCCATATATCTATTTACGAAACCAACCGCTGCATTATACTCTTTTACGGTAGGAGATGACCCCTTTTTAGGTATAATGCTTGATACGCAAATTTTCGATTTCGGGAAATGCTCCTGAACTTTCGCTAACCCAATGGTGAAGTTCATTTTAACACTGTCAACATCGGATCTATGACGATTAATGTCGTTAGTTCCGAGATGGACCACGACACTTTCAACAGAATCGGGATGGGCAATATTTGAGCTAACTTTCGAGAGTAGTTGGTCGATGTATTCAACAGTTGCTCCTGACTGATGAATTACTTTTCCATCGGGGTATTTAAAATCCCGCATGTTTGAGTCTCCAAGAATGACAATTTTCGTGCCGGATGGTTGATCAATTGGCTGGTCAATTGAGTGGTCGATTTTAGTACTGTTCGAGCCATGACCTTCCCATGTTCAAAGAAAGGCCACTGTCGGACCCAAATCATCCACGACGGtggaaataaaatgatatgatatgatatgaattgCTTAAGAATCCAGTTCCAAACTCTTgaactttggaactggatcaaCGGTGGAACTAAATCCAGAACTTAcagttctgggtccagttccacagtaatgagttagagttaactctgggtTAAAaagtcaattcattttcaatgagttaactctgagtcaaaattaattcacaactgtggaactggatcctgcaGCGATTAGAGTTATAAACTTACCGGCGGCTGATTGACGCAACAATGCAACCAGAAAGACAACAATCAACTTCGTCATTGCGTGCAGTATCTATGGAGACTGTAGCACTGACCTCGGCAATGACCACTGGCCATTTTATACAGTCTGGACACAGGCTTACCGATAATGTATCAGTCAGGAACACGATAAGTCAGAGATTAGTAACTCACTAATGATAAGAACATTGAGAGTTACATCTATTATAACTgataatgattgattacagcGAGTTAGCATCGAGGTGAGGTCACATCGCTTCCGCCGCTGCCGGAGTGGACCACGTGACACCCGGCTTGTCACCAGATGGAAATAACTCATAGCGTCATGGTTTAGTACAGCTTAATTCAAAGTATATTGTTAGAAAATCGAATAAACCATTTGACAACTGGAATTGTGTTAGGTTTCGGTGGTTTCTTTTTTATAGTTTGTGACGCGTCTTTTTACCGGCTGGGCGGCTCCGCCCACCGGGTGATATTCAGAAGACCCAGGaaaccaaaaacaatttaacagTTTTCCTCTTGCGTCCCGCTTTCATCTAACGATAGCGCAGAAAACGAATAGATTCTGTCAGTCCATTCTCGGCATACGTGTCAAAACTGAACGTGGTAAGTACACCCGATTGATAGATTGACGGGCAGTAATATATTGGTTGACAGTCATGtcaaaaaataatcataactCCCTTCCTTGTTTATCAAGCTATGCTAGAATCCTACATGTATGAACATAGAAATATCATAAACTCAATTGTCTGCTATTCACACGCCGGCTTAAATATTTGGGATACTCTCAATTATTCGACAACAATGGCCGGTCCCATAATATCGTACGTGCTAcccaatcaattcaattctctTTACAGGCCGACTTCAGAAAATATAAGAAAGGTGAAATATCGGATTCAAATCATAGCAGATATACCCTACAACAAATATAAGACTGATTTTAAACTAGAAAAATATCTTTGCATCTCTAATAATTTTTACAGCAGGTCAGGCAATGGAAGTTAAGAAATACGGTGATCTTACCGGCACCCCGCCTACCACCAGGTTTTCTCTATCTACATATCTATAcgtacaaatacatagtaaaaacacccccgatataccgccatactatCTATgccgccaaaatcgttctgcaccgatgtgggcggtatatcgggggttgccTGAAGTTCTCAAAGGGCGGGAAAACCTGATACGAAACCTACATGAAAACCGCGTAACGCTATAGAGGACGAGGTGCCGTACATTTCATATTTAACTACactgaaatttgatatatagTAAGACATACATTATACTTGAAAATCTTGGTACTCAAACTTTGGTggaaattttcaattcagaCAATCCAAAAACCACAAAATTTACCAAATCTGTATGTCTCTACT
This sequence is a window from Tubulanus polymorphus chromosome 9, tnTubPoly1.2, whole genome shotgun sequence. Protein-coding genes within it:
- the LOC141910838 gene encoding trypsin-like isoform X1, translated to MTKLIVVFLVALLRQSAAEYFECGKSLSQHSATIDSHRNYGRVNLPSGGCNWWLNVPSGYDVVIETKEFDIPKQYASYDCRMNDDVLKITYKKLSGSWSRYMYYCGDKGPTMRIKDARDVYLAVTAKRSNAKGFRIKYQFVGGPDLTTTPAPITNEPIIPGNGKCGVQKIKPFLGNGLDGFRIVGGREARPGSWPWMVRMYGVGCGGTLIHPQWVVTAAHCIGIGANPKYYQVGLGMHTRRESDRQVIQVAKVFAHELYDKSRTNRDITLLKLERPAKLTDRVWPACLPSSDVYDGQKCYATGWGSTKGTSNHGNLKQALLPVIARDKCNRYNYGRITEYMICGGYVAGGHDSCQGDSGGPYVCEVNGRYELKGVVSWGYGCAQRGKPGVYTNVIKFVDWINEKIANN
- the LOC141910838 gene encoding trypsin-like isoform X2, yielding MNDDVLKITYKKLSGSWSRYMYYCGDKGPTMRIKDARDVYLAVTAKRSNAKGFRIKYQFVGGPDLTTTPAPITNEPIIPGNGKCGVQKIKPFLGNGLDGFRIVGGREARPGSWPWMVRMYGVGCGGTLIHPQWVVTAAHCIGIGANPKYYQVGLGMHTRRESDRQVIQVAKVFAHELYDKSRTNRDITLLKLERPAKLTDRVWPACLPSSDVYDGQKCYATGWGSTKGTSNHGNLKQALLPVIARDKCNRYNYGRITEYMICGGYVAGGHDSCQGDSGGPYVCEVNGRYELKGVVSWGYGCAQRGKPGVYTNVIKFVDWINEKIANN